The genomic segment TTGATGTTTGCATGGGGTATGGTTAATATTCAATTAATACTGGTTTAGAGTTGAATCATGACTTTCTTATGCTCCCAATAGTATGCTTTGGAATTTAATGCCATCTGTAATTGGCTTTTGCTTCACAACAAGCTgtagtttaatcaattttactAGCTGCTCTATTTCTTTCAGGTTTAGTGGCAGATATTGACATTGAGTCTGAGAAATATCGGTGGATGGGGAGTGCCCGTCTTGATTTCTATGTATGTTATTTTCATAGtatatttttcctttcctaGTGTTCTATCTTGTTATGTACATTTGCACTTTGATGGATATGTGCATGTGCATGTTTTTTGGTCTGCTAGTTTATTATAATTGCATTGTTTTGGGCctagaatttatattttcaaattaaattaacaaatgagtagttttttatttgttgtgtaAGAGctgatcccttttttttttatcgaagaAAGAGACATTTTATCAGAAGAGAAGGGTAAGAGGGTTGCACAAATGGAGAATTAGTCATCTTCCAAAGAGAAACTGAAACAATcccaaaaatcaaaacaaaagagcATTTCAACAAATAGCTCGATATTATTATGACAATGTTCTTGATGGCTTTCTCTTGCCAGAAGCCTAAGAATTATCAACCTCGCAATAGAACtgctttatttataatattatctaaTAAGATGTTATGGGCCGCATCAACATGCATACCTTAGGTTATTTTTGTCTCATGtcaaatattattaaagaagggaaaaatatattttatcaaggCTAATATGTCAAGTGTAGTGAGAAATTTAATTAGTGTCGGACTTTGTTTTCCTCTCCTCCATGTGCAGGGCCTTCAACGAATGTTATGTCTGAGGCAATACAGTGGACGCATATCTTTTGTGCCTGCACCTGGCTTCGAAGCTTATGGGGAGCCAACCAGGTACAATGGTGAATTTACCAGCACACAGAGTAGTATCAATCCTGGCCAAGAGCAGCATGTTAAGGCTGAACAATACAGTTACCAGGGACCTGATGTTGACTTAACAAATCTGGAGTGGAGGACTATTAATGGACCGTTTATTTCAGTCTGGCTTCATAATGTCCCTTGGGGTGGTGAAGGTACAATGGCAGCACCTGATGCCAAGGTTTGTCTATCTTGTGCTTGTCATGTGATGCATAATGTAATAGCATGCTTCCCCTCCTGTTTTCCacctcttgctctctttcttatATCATAGACCAACACACAATCATCTATGTTTTAGCATTTGCATGGAGTTTAATACAACAGAATTTAGGAACTCTTTTGCTAAATGACATGAACATAAACATACTATACATGGAAATTGGAGAAATACAGGTCCTGCATTCTTATTGTGCATGGGAAACCAAATTCATATGTTGTGTATGCATGTGTTTTCTTGAATTCCAGTTATCTCACCTGTTGAATTGCGGTATGGTAGTGCTTTGTGATaattagaaagctaagataAAGAGAATCGTAGAAGTAGAAAGCTCAATAAGAAATTGTCAGCCCTCAAAATGAAGTGttagcaaaggaaaaaaaaaacagctgctTTCACTATGTTTTCACCTGTATCTCATTCCATCTAAAATAGGATCATTTGTAGTAATAAGCTAAGTGGCTGTATATTCTGTGCAATTTCTTGTTTCTTCTATTCCTGGTCATTTGGGATGAGATCTACCTCTGCTTTGTTTGACATATTTTGAGCATTATAAACCATTCCTTCTCATCTGTTTCTTTTATAGGGTCATTAAGATTACTCTCTTGTTGCGTCACATGTTTTTAGAATTGGTTTTATGGCCAATAAATGGCTTGGATGTTTTTCCACTTCAGTTTTCAATCATGAATGAGCATAGTTATAGCTCTTGGTCTGCTGCTTGAACCCCATCTGCGAAGGAGTTTAAGAGAAGACAGATTTAAATGATGCTTTCTCATTGTTTGGCTGTTTGCCCTGTTCTTTAGACACAAATGACAGTTTCCCTCTCACATTCCTGGTTAATGTGCAGTTCGCAGATGGTAATTTGGACCTGATCCTCATCAAGGATTGCCCGAAGTTGGGCTTGCTAGCATTAATGACCAATTTGAGCGATGGAGGTCATGTCAAATCACCACATGTCATGTATCTCAAGGTTAGTTGACTAAAGGAGTACCATTATGTTCCGCCCGTGCTGTTTTATGCTAATTGTCAAAAAAATGGCACATTACTTTTCGTTTTCTTCTCTTGCATGACGGATGACATGTCTATAGGAGAAAAAGATGTTTGCCATAAACATGCATCATCCATCCTCATTCCAATGGGGGCAGAAGATTGTCATGTGTATTGACGCCGTCattctatatttttctttcacgCAACTTTTACTAGCGTACTCTACATAATTCAGTAACCCCATACTATTCATGTGTTCTGAAACAAACTACAGGTGAAAGCATTCATTTTAGAGCCTGGTCAGCGCACCAAAGACCCGACCAGGGGAGGGATCATAGACATAGACGGCGAGGTCCTGGCCAGAGGAAATGGAACATACAAGCATGATCAGAAGACGCTGATGACATATGATAAGCTTCAAATAACAGTGGATCAAGGTTTGGCCACTCTATTTTGCCCTGTACAACAATAGTCCATAGTTTAACACGGGTATCATTTCATGGCCATCTGATATTTACCACAAAGGTGCAGCTTTCTAGGGTTCGTGTATtcattttttaccataaaaGTTGCGGTTGTACTGCAATGACAAACggtactgaaaaaaaaaaaaacctaaatggaGTCCTCATGcataattttattctaaatcTTTTGAGTTTATCATTTTCATCTCAAATATAACagttaaaatactaaaatattcgGTCTGATCTGAACGCATGTATTTGACCaaagcatcaaaataatcaacaaaaGAGGAAAGTTTTAAGAGTTAAAGCATCAAAACTAACCccaattaatgataaattaacaagaaaaggaaGTTTTAAGttctaaaaatcttaaatttctcACCAACTAATACCATAATATATccaaaagtataaaataaagGATATTTTCGAGCTTAAGATTTTCCTGTTTTATAATCTCGACACTAAATTTGTCGTCTATTGATACTAATTTACTTATCTTCAAGTCTTAGTTAAATAGCATGTGTACATTACATGTAGATTGAAAGTAATCTTCTAAATCTCACTGGTAGTTGATGGATGGAGGGTTaggtaaaattgataaaatcaaaagatttgagACTTGATTGACAATAAAACAATACTTTAGAGGCTAAATTTGAGTTCcctaacaaaaaaatctaaacataaTGCCCATATGGCATTGGATCGTGGACTGGCTGTGATCTTTCTTGTCTGAGTGGGAGTGTGGAAAAGAAGAACAGTATCCTGTACCTGCACTTTTGTGATTGAAAAGTAGCATGGCGATTGGTGAGATGGCCGGCTTTCTTTCTTATGATTGGGATCTTTCTTGTCTGAGTGGGAGTCGAGCATTTTGTTTGCTAGTGGTTGTTGATATCTCATTATCAAAACCTAACATATGCCTGCCGGAGATTAAGATTAATTTCACGTTTATTTTGGGATTTGTTAGTactgtgataataattatttttaaaatattttttatttaaaaatatattaaaaatatattattttatattttaaaattagtatattaaaaaaaatctaaaaatataaaaaaataaaaaagttgttttttaaaaatattaaatttattgttttaattaaaccatGAATAACTTGTATGAATTGAATGTTATTTCTATGAGATCTTGATAGGTATATTTAAGATAACAAACTATTTTAAATGTTAATCCAGAAATTCTAACTCAGGAGGTCTGAGCAAATTAACCTTcatagaattaaaattaatattagttaattaatatgtaaTTTCATTAATCAGATTATTTTCATTGGAGCAGCCGGAGGAGGTTTAATGTCATTTTAGTCCTTGAATTATTGCAATTTTGGCATATCAAATCTAGTGATCTGGAAAAACACATTTGTCTCCTTAAGCTCTTGGCTCGAAGGCAAAAATAACCCTTccgttaaataaataaataaataagcaaaACACACAAAATGCCATAatgaattattgaaaaaaaaaacatggacatAAAAGTCCTTGccaataacattttttatgttattttttttccactttgtgaacgaaataaaaaataaaaagtgctgtaattaaaaataaaaattatttttgataaaggACAAAAAATGACGTTAAACTAGCAACCGAAAGCAATACCTAGAACCTAACTTTTCTTACGATGAAATGGGTAAAGATTTCACGTTTATATAGTCGAAGAAAGAGATAATAAAAAACctaatgaatattaaaatgattagatttttttatgtaaaattctaatgaattataaatatattaaaaaatatatttttttaatatttattattgattacATATTAAgatgatctaaaaaaataaaaaataaaaatataatttaaccgaaaaaaaattaaaatataatttaacctaTAAGTGAAGGCATGGAATGATTGCAATTCAATAATATGCAAGAGAATGGAAGGAAAAAGGAAGAGaatgatagaattaaaaaaaatgtaatattatttattagattatagattatttttaattctaagTAAAGATTGtatgtgttttatatatatatatatatatatatatatatatatatatatatatatatatatatatatatatatataatcttagcCTATATAGACCATAATTTGAATTGTTAAAAGGTTCTGAACCCTCTCAAATCCCTCCCCCATTTCCTTCCATGAGCAGTGAAAACCGAATAATAAATTAGGGTTCTAACCTCAGCTTTCCCTCCCTACCTCTCAAAATCTCTATCAGCAAATTAATTGTCTGTCTTCtactaaaaagaaataataatcaaatatccttttgtttgaaatatttattttgaataaaattagttataattttttaaaaatagatttttattttactaaaagaaaatcaatttaacttaattatCAATAAGTTTTGATTAGTTGAACATTTAAATAAGTGTTTGGTTGGTAGCAGCACGCAACGGTGCTACCAAACAAAACTCAAATGAATATGctcattgaatttatttcaaattcactctttttaattatttaatttaattaattcataatcatCGCCCACCATTAATTTAGATAAATATCAATCTTTAGATTtcaattatcatttaaaattataatcataattaaacaatgatgatttcttaacaaaaaaaaaaaaaacctaatcatTCAATTCGATTAGGATGATTAGCCATTGATTTCGGTTTTCACCATCATCATCCATGACTATAATAACCACATATCCACAATCAACGAAGGAATCAAAGTAGGGCATTAATAAAAGCTTCTTTCTCCATCTTCTCTAGCTCAAACCAGGAATGATGACAGGGAAGAACAAACACACTTCCCCAAGGCCCAACCACACTTCATGTGCATTGATACTTCATAAACCTGGGATTCGGCTAGAACACAAGCATGTTTCGATCACGAAGAGagtttttgcttcttcttttttcaaggaAATGAAGTGCTTTTGTTGCTTGTTTTTTCTCGTGAACCGTTCTCTATGGGCCTCAAAACTgagaaagaaggaaggaaggCAGCCATGTCCGCTGTTCATTATCAAAACCAATGGCGTGGCCCCCCACGATAAGACAGCAGAGACTCGGTTCGAGAGAGAAATAATAAACGATCGATTTCCACGCCAATGGACGCGCATCATTTGACGCTAATCTTTTGTCTTCGCTCGAAAAGCAGCCGATgccatttttataaaaactcgTTCAGCTGTCATGTCAATACGGTGATCCATTGTCTGGGACTTTGTACGAGATAGCTTTTATATTGAATTGGATTGAAAGTGAATGACATCAATCTTTAGTTTTGACTCAATTTATCAATAATTATGTTTGTTAaaaactttttatgttttttatttcaattaattttttaataattttagatcatttagatttaataatgtaaaaataagttataaaaaataataataaaatattattttaatgcatttaaaaacaaaaaaaactctttaaaaaataaccgtaatCACAATTTCAAACGTTATCTTAGTTGTTTAGGTAAAAATATGAGTaaattctagtttaattttttaaaaaatattcaaaatgactttattttaatttttatagagaaaatttaaaacattattattttgaattgactcgaattaatatgaaaacaaaaaatttaaataatta from the Populus nigra chromosome 9, ddPopNigr1.1, whole genome shotgun sequence genome contains:
- the LOC133702630 gene encoding sphingosine kinase 1 isoform X2; the encoded protein is MPLGTVPAGTGNGMVKSTLDSAGEPCTASNAVVAIIRGHKCSLDVATILQGDTKFFSVLMFAWGLVADIDIESEKYRWMGSARLDFYGLQRMLCLRQYSGRISFVPAPGFEAYGEPTRYNGEFTSTQSSINPGQEQHVKAEQYSYQGPDVDLTNLEWRTINGPFISVWLHNVPWGGEGTMAAPDAKFADGNLDLILIKDCPKLGLLALMTNLSDGGHVKSPHVMYLKVKAFILEPGQRTKDPTRGGIIDIDGEVLARGNGTYKHDQKTLMTYDKLQITVDQGLATLFCPVQQ